In one bacterium genomic region, the following are encoded:
- a CDS encoding SIMPL domain-containing protein gives MLNKIKQLFLRENRITEYAAGILTVLLLIVALNSFWDLLARLGWVSPIAQDIKTITVNAEGEVTVTPDTAKISISVVTDGKTADAVQKNNTENMNKVIDYVKGLGVEAKDIKTTYYNLYPRYDYVNGRQVPAGFSASQSAEIKVRDLKKVGEIVTGTVARGANQVQGIDFFVDEPEKFKAEARKMAFDKAKIKAKEMAKLAGVRLGRVATFSESYNGQPPIFYEKAYGIGAGIGGGGVPDIQSGSQEVAVNVSVVFEIR, from the coding sequence ATGCTAAATAAAATCAAACAGCTTTTTTTGCGCGAGAATCGGATAACAGAATATGCCGCTGGAATATTAACAGTTTTGCTTTTAATAGTTGCCTTAAATAGTTTCTGGGATTTATTAGCTAGGCTCGGTTGGGTTAGCCCCATAGCCCAAGATATTAAAACCATAACTGTTAATGCCGAGGGCGAAGTTACAGTTACGCCCGATACTGCTAAAATAAGTATAAGCGTGGTGACCGATGGCAAAACCGCCGATGCAGTTCAAAAGAATAATACCGAAAACATGAATAAGGTTATAGATTATGTAAAAGGCTTGGGCGTGGAAGCTAAAGATATTAAAACTACATATTATAACCTTTACCCCAGATACGATTATGTAAATGGCCGGCAAGTTCCCGCAGGTTTTTCGGCTTCGCAATCGGCCGAAATTAAAGTGCGCGATTTAAAAAAAGTAGGCGAGATAGTAACGGGCACAGTGGCTCGGGGCGCCAACCAAGTTCAAGGTATAGATTTTTTTGTGGATGAGCCCGAAAAATTTAAAGCTGAAGCCAGAAAGATGGCGTTTGATAAAGCCAAAATTAAAGCCAAAGAAATGGCTAAACTTGCGGGCGTGCGTTTGGGCAGGGTGGCTACGTTTTCCGAATCTTACAACGGCCAGCCGCCAATATTTTATGAAAAAGCCTATGGTATAGGCGCGGGCATAGGCGGTGGAGGCGTGCCAGACATCCAGTCGGGTAGCCAAGAAGTTGCGGTTAACGTGAGCGTGGTCTTCGAAATCAGATAA
- a CDS encoding GIY-YIG nuclease family protein: MNYFVYILYSQKDKKLYIGQTSKIDIRLKEHFGGKVKSTKNRRPLLFIKSEIYKSRSEAMRREKFLKSLFGYKERIRLLKEFLSDGSSRS, encoded by the coding sequence ATGAACTATTTTGTATATATTCTTTATAGCCAAAAAGATAAAAAACTTTACATTGGGCAAACAAGTAAAATCGACATTAGACTCAAAGAGCATTTTGGTGGCAAGGTTAAATCTACGAAAAACAGGCGACCATTATTATTCATCAAAAGTGAAATATATAAGTCACGATCCGAAGCGATGAGAAGAGAAAAGTTTCTCAAGAGTCTATTTGGCTATAAAGAACGAATAAGATTGTTAAAAGAATTTTTATCGGATGGCTCATCCCGCTCCTAG